A region of the Halostella limicola genome:
TTTGATAAACACTTCCGCGTTCTCGTCGGGCAGATCCAGTTCGATCTGGGACTCCTCGTCGTCCGCGCCGGTGACGACGATAGCGGTGTCCGCCAGCACGTCGACGTGGGCGTCGGCAACCGACGGGCCGAGGTCGGCCGCGACGACCACGCCGTCGTCGTAGCGGTACTCGCGGACGACCCGCCCGTCTTTCTCTGCAAGTTGGTTGATGTTCATGTGACTAACCCAAAGTTAGTTCTAGTAGTATATAAGCCTGTCGCTGAAAACCGCGTTACGTGGCGGAATATCCGAACAACGGCTGAATTGCGGTTCACACGCGCCCAGGCCGGGCATCCCCGTCGAGATTTAAGGGGTTCCCCGCCGAACTATCGGTATGGAAACTGTCACGCATCAGGGCCGCGAGACGGCCTACCGGCGCTCCGACAGGGGCGGTGACGGCGTACCGCTTCTCTGTGTTCACGGGAGCGGCGGCAACAAGGGCGTCTGGAAGTCGCAGTTCCGGCTCGCGGACGACCGCCCCGTCGTCGCGATGGACCTCTCCGGCCACGGCGACTCCGACGACATCGACGCCGACGAGGGGTACAGTACTCTCTCCGCGTACGCGGACGACGTGATCGCCGTCGCGGAGGAGACCGACGCCGGCGTCCTCGTCGGCAACTCGCTCGGGGGGGCCGTCGTCATGCACGTCGCGCTGGAGCGCGACTTCGACCCCGACGCGCTCGTCCTCGCGGGGACGGGCGCGCGGCTCTCGGTCAACGAGGACCTGCTCGGCTGGCTCGCGGACGACTTCGACCGCGCGGTCGAGTTCCTCCACGAACCCGGGAAGCTGTTCGACGACCCCGACGACGACCTGGTCGATCTCTCCGAGGCCGCCATGCGCGAGTGCGGCCGGGCGGTGACGGCGCGGGACTTCCGGACCTGCCACGGGTTCGACGTCAGGGATCGGGTGGACGAGATAGCGGTCCCCGCGCTCGCGATCGTCGGCGAGAACGACCGCCTCACGCCACCGTGGTTCCACGAGTTCCTCGCGGACGAACTGCCGGACGCCGCGCTGGCCGTCGTCGACGACGCGGCGCACCTCGCGATGCTGGAGCAGCCGGGGTCGTTCAACGCCGCGGTGAAGAACTTCCTGAGCGGTCTGGAGTAGTCGACGCAGACGATCCGCGGTCAGTAGCCGAGATCGTCGTACTCCGTCTCGTGGCTGTGCTCCTCGGCGGGGTACTCGCCTGAGCGCACGGCCTCCGCGTAGTCGCCGACCGCCCCCTCGATCTCGCTGCGGACGTCGCCGAACTGCTCCGCGAACGGCGGCGCGCGCTCGCTGAGGCCGATGACGTCGTTGAACACGAGCACCTGTCCGTCCGTCTCGGGCCCCGCGCCGATGCCGATCGTCGGGATGTCGATCGCCTCGGTGACCTCCGCGGCCAGGTTCGACGGGACGTGTTCGAGGACGAGCGAGAACGCGCCCGCCCTCTCGTGTTCGACCGCCAGATCGACGATCTCCTGCGCGGCGTCGTCGCTTGTCCCCTGGCGCGTGAAGCCGCCGAGCCGGTTGACGTGCTGGGGCGTGAGCCCGAGGTGAGCCATCACCGGGACGCCTAACTGGACGAGGCGCTCGGTCAGGTCCACGGTGTGGGGTCCGCACTCCAGTTTCACCGCGTCCGCGCCCTCCTCTTTGATCATCCGTCCCGCGTTCTCGACGCTCTGCTCGCGGCTCGCGCCGATAGAGAGGAACGGCATGTCGGCGACGACGAGTGCCTCGTCCGTGCCGCGGACGACCGCGCCGGTCCTGCTGGCCATCTCCTCGACCGTGACCGGGAGCGTCGTCTCGTAGCCCAGCGAGACGTTGCCCATGCTGTCGCCCACCAGAACGATATCGATGTCCGCCCGGTCGACCAGCGACGCCGTCGGCGCGTCGTACGCGGTGATCATCGTGATCGGCTCCGACCCGGCCTTCTCTCGGACCTCCGGAACGGTTGGCATACGTCCACCTTCGCCCCCCTCGCGATAAAAGTCATCGTCTTCCATCGTGGATACCTTTTCAGTGCGGGGGCGCGAGCGCCCGAATATGTACGGCGTTCGCGAGATCCTCGCTATCGTGCTGTCGGTCGGCCTCGGACTGATCCTGATCGGGTTCCCCGAGGCGTTCCTCAGGATGCAGATGGTCGGCCGCGGGCCGAGAGACCCTGGCGAGTACGGGCGGGATTACGAGCCGCCCGCAACGTACACGCGCGTTATCCGCGCGTTCGGCGCGGCCGCCGTCGTCGTCGGCCTGTACATCCTCGCCCGCCCGATGCTGTGAGTCCCCGCCGCGAACCGCCACGCATTATACCGCTGGCTCCGAAGCTGTCGGCGTGCCAAAACGCGTCGACACCGCGGACGCGGACGATGCGGCGTCCGATACGCCCCCCGACGAGGTCGACTACACGCGGGTCATGCAGCTCACCTTCGTCACGACCATCCTCGCGGGCGTCCCGCTCGTCGTCGCGCTGTCGCTGTTCGTCACGCTCCCCACGTGGGCCGCCCGCGCGGAGTTCGCCGTCCGGGTCGGCGCGTTCGTCTGGCTCGCGACCGGAATCGGCATGTTCCTGCGCGAGCGCCGGCGGGTTCAGTCCACGTAGACGAAGTCGACGCCGGCGCGTTCGGCGGCCCGCGCGTCGCGCTCGGAGTCGCCGACGAACACCGCGCGCGACGGGTCCGCCCCGGTCGCTTCGACGGCGGCCAGCAGCGATTCGGGGTCGGGCTTCCACGTCGCGACGGTGTCGCGGCCGACGACGGCCGCGACGTACTCCTCCAGCCCGTGTTCGGCCAGCGCGACGGTGCAGGCCTCGGCGCAGTTGAGCGAGCAGACCGCCGCGGGCCGGTCCAGCGCCGCCAGTTCGTCCGCGAGCGGTAGGCGACGCGACTCGCGGGCCCCCTCGCGCTCGTGCGCGGCGATCGCCTCGTTCACCTCGTCGAAGAGGTCGTGCCCGCGGGCGGCCTCCAGCAGGTCCCAGAGGCTCCGCCGCCCGGGGTCGATCCCCGCCTCCTCGTACACCGCTTCAACGTCAGCGGCGACCACGCCCCAGTCGACGACCAGGTCGACGAGCGTTCCGTCCAGGTCGTACACGACGCCGTCGTACTCCTCGTACGGCACGTCCGCCCGTACGCGCCGCCGGCGCAAATGCACTGCGGTCGACACGACGAACCGAACAGGTTTTGGGGCCGAACGGTCGATCGTAACGCATGGTGTCGTTCACCCGCACCGCGAGCACCGTCGTCGACCGCGAGAGCGCTCGCCGGAAGCGGTGTCGCTGCGGGTGCCAGCCGTCGGGACGGGTCGCGGTCGCCCAGCGCGCCGGAACGCCGTCGCCCCGACGGAGAACCCGATATGCTTGAGGGCCCCCAAGAGGACGTGCGGGCCGCGCTTGAGCGCGACCCCGCCGCCAAGAGCAGGCTGGAGGTGGCGCTCTGCTACGCCGGCCTACACGCCGTCTGGTTCCACCGGATCGCCCACGCGCTGTGGAACCGCGGGTTCCGGCTGACGGCGCGCGTGCTCTCCCAGTTCAGCCGCTTTCTCACGGGCGTCGAGATCCACCCGGCCGCCGAGATCGGTCGCCGCCTGTTCATCGACCACGGCGCGGGCGTCGTCATCGGCGAAACCGCCGAGGTCGGCGACGACGTGCACATGCACCACGGCTGCACGCTCGGCGGGAACGACCCCCGCCCGGTGAAGCGCCACCCGACCGTCGAGGACGGGGTCGTCATGGGCGCGAACGCGACGCTCGTCGGCGACATCATCGTCGGCGAGGACGCGGCGATCGGCGCGGGCGCGGTCGTCGTGGACGACGTCGCCCCCGGCGAGACGATGGTCGGCGTCCCCGCCAGTCCGGTCGGCGGCGACGAGTCGGCCGAGACGGAGGAAAGCTCGGAATCGGGTGGCGAGTCGTCGGCCGACGACGGCTCCGAGGTGTCCGGTGAGATCGGCACTGGTCCCGTCGACCCCGACGAATCGCCCGTCTCCGAGTAGGCCGCTCTCTCCGAACGGCCCTTCTCCGCCCGACTAGTCCAGCATCTCGCGGGCGATCACGGTCTTCTGGATCTCGCTCGTCCCCTCGTAGATCGTCGTGATCTTCGCGTCGCGGTAGAGCCGCTCGACGTCGCCCTCGGTGACGTAGCCGTAGCCGCCGTGGATCTGGACCGCCTCGTTGGTCACGTCCATCGCGGCCTCGCTGGCGAAGTACTTCGCCATGCTCGCTGCCATACGCACGTCGTCGCCGCGGTCCTCGCGGGCGGCGGCATCCCGGGTCAGCAGGCGGCTCGCCCGCACCTGCGTCTGCATGTCCGCGAGCTTGTGGCGGATCGTCTGGATGTCGCCGATGGGCTTGCCGAACTGCTCGCGCTCGCCCGCGTACTCGACCGCCTCGTCGAGCGCCGACTGTGCGAGGCCCACCGCCTGCGAGGCGATGCCGATACGTCCGCCGGTGAGGATCTCGAGGGCGGCGCTCAGTCCCTTCCCCTCTTCAGTCAGGCGGTTCTCGGCGGGGATCCGCACGCCGTCGAAGGTGAGCGAGGTCGTGTCGCTCGCACGGAGGCCGAGTTTGTCCTCCTTCTTGCCGACCTCCAGCCCGTCCGCGTCCTTCGGGACGAGAAACTGCGTGACGCTGTTCGGGTCGTCGCGGTCGGTCTTGGCGAAGAGGACGACGACGCCGGCGCGCTCCCCGTTCGTGATCCACTGCTTGTCGCCGTCGATGACGTACTCGTCGCCCTCCCTTCGCGCCTCGGTGGTCATCTCCGCCGGGTTCGACCCGGCTTCCGGCTCCGAGAGCGCGAACGCGCCGACCGGTCGGCCGTCGACCATCTCCGGCAGCCAGCGCTCCTTCTGGTCCTCGCTCCCGAACGTCGCGATGCAGGAGGTCGCGAGGCAGTGGACCGACAGCGCCGTCGCGACCGACAGCATCCCGTAGGCGACCTGCTCGTTCACCACGCTGTACGTCAGGCGGCCGGCGTCGTAGCCGCCGTACTCCTCGGGCACGGTCAGGCCCGTGAGGTCGAGGTCGGCCAGGCCGTCCCACACCTCCTCGGGGAACGTTTGGGTCTCGTCGGCCTCGCGCGCCAGCGGACGGATCTCCTCCTCTGCGAACTCCCGGACTACGTCCCGGACCGCGCGTTGCTCCTCGGATAGCTCCATACCACCCACTTCGATGGTGGATTAAAAAAGGTGAACGTTACTCGTCGAGGGCGGCCTCGCCGTAGCGGTCCGCGACGAACCGCTCGGCGTCGGTGGCTCGCTCCCAGATCCGTTCGAAGAGGCGTTCTCCCCAGTCGATCGCGGCGTCGGTTTCGGCGACGACCTCCGTGTGCGGGTCGTAGGACCCGTCGAGCGTCGGGAGCGACAACAGGAGCGTATCGTCGGAGACGACCATCGCGAACTCCGCCGCGTACACCCTGCTCTCGACGTGGTCCGCCCCTTCCGGGCCGTCTGGCGCGTCCTCGACGAGTTGTTCGAGCACGTCCGGCGTGATGACGAGGCGGCGGTCCGCGTCCGGCGACTGGTTCATCGCGTCCGCGTACCGGTCGTGATACACCGGCGCGACGACGGAGACGCGACCGACCGACGCGATCGTGTCGGCCACGACCCGCGACGCTCGGTAGGGGTCGGTATCGGGCGATCGGACGACCTCGTACCCCTCCAGCGCGTGGAACTCGGCGCGGAACCGTTCCGGGATATCGGTGGCGTCGTGTTCCTCCCAGTACGCGGCCTCGCTGTCGAGCACGTCCCCCGTCCGCTCGCACCGCGTTATCGCGTCCGAGAGCACCTGTCCGGCCGACGTGGTCGCCCAGGTGTCGTCTGCGCGCTGGTGGACGAGACCGTGCTCCTCGAGTTTGTTCAGCGCGTCGTACACCGACGACTTGCTCGACCGCGCGGCGTCGAGCACCTCGCCGCGGGTCGCCGGGCCGGGGGCGAGCGCGGCCAGCACCTCGCGGCGGGCCGCGGAACCGACGACGAAACTCAGGCTATCCATCGGAGGGACGTTGCACGTTCGTTCGATCGCCCGGGACCATCATCGATGATCGTGTCGTTACTCTGATCCTCATTGTAACCGGCGCTACCGTTTCTTTCCGATCGCGTTGGACCGTTTTACTGCTCCCGGAATAAAAAAATTTAGAACGGGGGACGAAGAGGTAACAGTTGCTGTCAGGTCATGCCTCTGCAGTGTGGCGGTGGTGGCGGCACCGATGCCGCCCGACCCTGCCGTAACGGCCCTCACCCGTCGGGCATCTCGCCCGACTTCAGGTAGGCGACCACGGTCTCCGGATCGCCCGTCAGTCCGCCAGCCTGTGCGACGCGGTCCGAACCACCACCGCCTCCGCCGAACGCGGCGGTGACGTCGTCGACGACGGCGTCAGCGCCCGACGTAGCACCCACTACCACGAACGGAGGGTCGTCCCTCCCGACGAGCGCCACGACGTCCGCGCGGTCGCCCGCCAACTGTCTCGCGCGGTCGTCGACGTCGTTCGGACCCACGCCGTCGACCGTACCTACGACCCAGGTCCGTCCCTCCCGTTCTACCGCGTCCTCGCACAGTCGCTCCAACCGCCTGTCGAGCGCCTCCGCTCGAAGCCGCTCGACCTCGTCCTTCAGGTCGGCGTTCTCCTCCCGCAGGCGCTCGGCCGCCGCCGGGAGGTCGTCGACGTTCGTCCCCAGCACCGCGCTCGCGTCGAGCGCAGCGGTCTTCTCCGTCGCGCGGCGCTCGATACCGGCGGCCCCGACGGCGAATTCGACGCGAGTGAGCCCCTCCCCGGGATTCGATCGGTCGAGCAGCGTCACCGGGCCGACCTCCCGCGTGTTCCGGACGTGCGTCCCGCCGCAGGCGGCCACGTCCCAGTCCTCGATCGTGACGATCCGCACAGTGTCGGCCTCGCCGAACACGCCCTCCTCGGTCTTCGTGTTGAACGCCACGTCGTCGCGGTCGCGCGCCTCCGCGAGCGGGATCTCCTCCCACGACACGTCGCGGGAGTCCCACACGGCCTCGTTGACCAGTCGCTCCAGTTCCACGAGCGTCTCGTCGGTCACGTCGGACGACGTGCGGAAGTCGATCCGCACTTTCTCCTCGTCGATACCGAAGCCGCCGTAGCCGAGGTCGTCCAGCAGGCGACGGCCCGCGCCATAGAGCGCGTGGCTCGCCGTGTGCGCCCGCATGCAGTACATGCGGAACGTCCAGTCTACCTCGCAGAGCGCGCGGTGTCCCGCGCTCCACTCCGGGGCCGTCGCCAGCGTGTGAACGACCGCCTCGCCGTCTTTGCGGACGTGTTCGACGTCGACGCCGTCGATCTTCCCGCGGTCGGCCGGCTGGCCGCCGCTCTCGGGGTAGAAGTACGTCGTCTCCAGCGTCACGTCTCTGCCGTCGACTGCCGCGATCTCCGTCTGAAACCGCGTCGTGTACGGTTCCGCGGCGGCTAACGTGGTCATCGGACGGGTCCACGCGGCCGACGGGCAAAAACCTGACCGCTACGTCGACTCGACCAGCGTCACGTCGAGGCGCTGTTCGAGCGCGCGGACGAGGCTCCCCCCAACGCCGGCCTGAGTCGCGCGCCCCTGTTCGATCGCCAGGAGGTCGGACTCGTCGGCGTCGAGTTCCTCGGCGAGTTCCGACCGCTGCAGCCCGGCGTCCTGCCGGGCCGCCTGAAGCTCGTCGCCGTAGTTCGAGACGAGGTACGGTAACTGGTCGTCGTCGTAGTTGGTGCCTTCCTCCTCCCAGTGCTCAGAGTCGTCGTTCCAGGCCGGGCTCGCCTTCGCGGCGTTGCGGACCGCCTCGCGCGTCCGGTCGCCGTCGCTACCGCCCCCGGACCGCTTCTTCTCGTCCTTGTAGGCGTTGTCGTCGTGCGGCGCACAGTCGGGACAGACCTGCAGCTGCGCCCCCGCGACGTTCGCCTCGCGGAGCGACCCGCTCTCGGTACCGCAGAGTTCGCAGGCGTCGCCGTCGCCGGAGCCCGACGATCCGCCCGTCGAGTACTTTGCCATACCGGGGATTAACGCCGAGGCGTTTTTAAGTGTCCGCTTTTCCGTGTCAGGTGATACCAGCGACCGAAATCCGTCGGCCTCCGCCGCCGACGCCGGGGAGCGAAACGAAAGCCCTTTAATTCCTTCACCGGATAGGAGAGAATGCAGCAAGACGCCGCGAGCGTGGGTAGCCAAGCTAGGCCAACGGCGCAGCGTTGAGGGCGCTGTCCCGTAGGGGTCCGCCGGTTCAAATCCGGTCCCACGCATCGCATGGGCGGGCGAAGCCCGCCAGAACTGAGGCGGCTCTGCCGCCGAAGTCGATGCAGGTGATCTCCCTTCGCGGACATCACCCACGCACAACTTCTGACGGAGCTACTCGATAAGTGACAACTGATGGGTCGGCTGTCGTTGTCTGAAAAGCCGACGCGGTGCCGGCCGTCGCGGTACGCCACTCGCGCACGACTGCCGACGGCGGTATCCACGAAACAACAACTCGGGGACGGGAGCCGGTCCCGGATCGGCATTACTGATAATTTGTCTTCATGTCTGGAATAGTCTTTTATCGTTGCGCTGCAATAGGAGACGTATCTGCAGGTACATCGGGCAATGACTATCAATTACTCCGCGACGACCG
Encoded here:
- a CDS encoding DUF5822 domain-containing protein produces the protein MPKRVDTADADDAASDTPPDEVDYTRVMQLTFVTTILAGVPLVVALSLFVTLPTWAARAEFAVRVGAFVWLATGIGMFLRERRRVQST
- a CDS encoding HAD family hydrolase, which translates into the protein MPYEEYDGVVYDLDGTLVDLVVDWGVVAADVEAVYEEAGIDPGRRSLWDLLEAARGHDLFDEVNEAIAAHEREGARESRRLPLADELAALDRPAAVCSLNCAEACTVALAEHGLEEYVAAVVGRDTVATWKPDPESLLAAVEATGADPSRAVFVGDSERDARAAERAGVDFVYVD
- a CDS encoding DUF7127 family protein, with amino-acid sequence MNINQLAEKDGRVVREYRYDDGVVVAADLGPSVADAHVDVLADTAIVVTGADDEESQIELDLPDENAEVFIKNGVLTIELEEEEA
- the cysE gene encoding serine O-acetyltransferase; the encoded protein is MLEGPQEDVRAALERDPAAKSRLEVALCYAGLHAVWFHRIAHALWNRGFRLTARVLSQFSRFLTGVEIHPAAEIGRRLFIDHGAGVVIGETAEVGDDVHMHHGCTLGGNDPRPVKRHPTVEDGVVMGANATLVGDIIVGEDAAIGAGAVVVDDVAPGETMVGVPASPVGGDESAETEESSESGGESSADDGSEVSGEIGTGPVDPDESPVSE
- a CDS encoding acyl-CoA dehydrogenase family protein; translated protein: MELSEEQRAVRDVVREFAEEEIRPLAREADETQTFPEEVWDGLADLDLTGLTVPEEYGGYDAGRLTYSVVNEQVAYGMLSVATALSVHCLATSCIATFGSEDQKERWLPEMVDGRPVGAFALSEPEAGSNPAEMTTEARREGDEYVIDGDKQWITNGERAGVVVLFAKTDRDDPNSVTQFLVPKDADGLEVGKKEDKLGLRASDTTSLTFDGVRIPAENRLTEEGKGLSAALEILTGGRIGIASQAVGLAQSALDEAVEYAGEREQFGKPIGDIQTIRHKLADMQTQVRASRLLTRDAAAREDRGDDVRMAASMAKYFASEAAMDVTNEAVQIHGGYGYVTEGDVERLYRDAKITTIYEGTSEIQKTVIAREMLD
- a CDS encoding helix-turn-helix domain-containing protein → MAKYSTGGSSGSGDGDACELCGTESGSLREANVAGAQLQVCPDCAPHDDNAYKDEKKRSGGGSDGDRTREAVRNAAKASPAWNDDSEHWEEEGTNYDDDQLPYLVSNYGDELQAARQDAGLQRSELAEELDADESDLLAIEQGRATQAGVGGSLVRALEQRLDVTLVEST
- a CDS encoding alpha/beta fold hydrolase — its product is METVTHQGRETAYRRSDRGGDGVPLLCVHGSGGNKGVWKSQFRLADDRPVVAMDLSGHGDSDDIDADEGYSTLSAYADDVIAVAEETDAGVLVGNSLGGAVVMHVALERDFDPDALVLAGTGARLSVNEDLLGWLADDFDRAVEFLHEPGKLFDDPDDDLVDLSEAAMRECGRAVTARDFRTCHGFDVRDRVDEIAVPALAIVGENDRLTPPWFHEFLADELPDAALAVVDDAAHLAMLEQPGSFNAAVKNFLSGLE
- a CDS encoding alanyl-tRNA editing protein gives rise to the protein MTTLAAAEPYTTRFQTEIAAVDGRDVTLETTYFYPESGGQPADRGKIDGVDVEHVRKDGEAVVHTLATAPEWSAGHRALCEVDWTFRMYCMRAHTASHALYGAGRRLLDDLGYGGFGIDEEKVRIDFRTSSDVTDETLVELERLVNEAVWDSRDVSWEEIPLAEARDRDDVAFNTKTEEGVFGEADTVRIVTIEDWDVAACGGTHVRNTREVGPVTLLDRSNPGEGLTRVEFAVGAAGIERRATEKTAALDASAVLGTNVDDLPAAAERLREENADLKDEVERLRAEALDRRLERLCEDAVEREGRTWVVGTVDGVGPNDVDDRARQLAGDRADVVALVGRDDPPFVVVGATSGADAVVDDVTAAFGGGGGGSDRVAQAGGLTGDPETVVAYLKSGEMPDG
- a CDS encoding helix-turn-helix transcriptional regulator yields the protein MDSLSFVVGSAARREVLAALAPGPATRGEVLDAARSSKSSVYDALNKLEEHGLVHQRADDTWATTSAGQVLSDAITRCERTGDVLDSEAAYWEEHDATDIPERFRAEFHALEGYEVVRSPDTDPYRASRVVADTIASVGRVSVVAPVYHDRYADAMNQSPDADRRLVITPDVLEQLVEDAPDGPEGADHVESRVYAAEFAMVVSDDTLLLSLPTLDGSYDPHTEVVAETDAAIDWGERLFERIWERATDAERFVADRYGEAALDE
- the panB gene encoding 3-methyl-2-oxobutanoate hydroxymethyltransferase, whose amino-acid sequence is MPTVPEVREKAGSEPITMITAYDAPTASLVDRADIDIVLVGDSMGNVSLGYETTLPVTVEEMASRTGAVVRGTDEALVVADMPFLSIGASREQSVENAGRMIKEEGADAVKLECGPHTVDLTERLVQLGVPVMAHLGLTPQHVNRLGGFTRQGTSDDAAQEIVDLAVEHERAGAFSLVLEHVPSNLAAEVTEAIDIPTIGIGAGPETDGQVLVFNDVIGLSERAPPFAEQFGDVRSEIEGAVGDYAEAVRSGEYPAEEHSHETEYDDLGY